Proteins encoded within one genomic window of Camelina sativa cultivar DH55 chromosome 19, Cs, whole genome shotgun sequence:
- the LOC104764898 gene encoding uncharacterized protein LOC104764898 isoform X7, with protein sequence MRGDELKKNALLARTLVRTTIARYQTNNGVDPRSLMFKKNIYGKPEVDWKNYTNCNNPPLHFNISHTDSLNACGVTVHVRVGIDVENKERKIKHDVLAFAERFYSADEVKFLSTIPDPEVQRKEFIKLWTLKEAYVKALGKGFSAAPFNTFTIQSKAGTEGGYNLCKTSKMTVSSLEKTEKCYGEWRFALLELADSHYAAICTEDDQASGGAISIDIYTEESIYSVISSSHLSPSCRCTYEGDCPKNHPVRRR encoded by the exons ATGCGAGGCGATGAGCTTAAGAAGAATGCTTTGCTTGCTCGCACCTTGGTTCGGACCACTATTGCTCGAT ATCAGACAAACAATGGGGTCGATCCTCGGTCCTTAATGTTCAAGAAGAATATCTACGGGAAGCCTGAG GTAGATTGGAAGAATTATACCAACTGTAATAACCCACCATTGCATTTCAATATCTCCCACACAGATTCTTTAAATGCCTGTGGGGTGACTGTACATGTTCGG GTTGGTATCGATGTTGAAAACAAGGAAAGGAAAATTAAACATGATGTCTTAGCATTTGCAGAAAGATTTTACTCTGCTGATGAAGTGAAGTTTCTGTCAACTATACCGGACCCGGAAGTTCAGCGAAAGGAATTTATCAAGTTGTGGACTCTCAAG GAGGCATATGTGAAAGCATTAGGGAAAGGCTTCTCTGCTGCACCTTTTAATACCTTCACAATCCAGTCTAAGGCTGGAACAGAAGGAGGCTACAATCTTTGCAAG ACATCTAAAATGACGGTCAGTTCACTGGAGAAGACAGAGAAGTGCTACGGAGAATGGAGGTTTGCCCTTTTGGAGTTGGCTGATTCTCATTATGCTGCAATCTGTACTGAAGATGATCAAGCTAGTGGAGGTGCAATTTCAATTGACATATACACTGAAGAATCCATTTATTCAGTGATTTCTTCATCACATCTTTCTCCTTCTTGCAGGTGCACCTATGAGGGTGATTGTCCGAAAAACCATCCCGTTCGTAGAAGATGA
- the LOC104764898 gene encoding uncharacterized protein LOC104764898 isoform X1, translating to MRRSVISQMQRSLSMDFTSLLPLQLPSRMETHLWYIRPDEVKCASLLKHYSQLLSPTEKDRVLQMRGDELKKNALLARTLVRTTIARYQTNNGVDPRSLMFKKNIYGKPEVDWKNYTNCNNPPLHFNISHTDSLNACGVTVHVRVGIDVENKERKIKHDVLAFAERFYSADEVKFLSTIPDPEVQRKEFIKLWTLKEAYVKALGKGFSAAPFNTFTIQSKAGTEGGYNLCKTSKMTVSSLEKTEKCYGEWRFALLELADSHYAAICTEDDQASGGAISIDIYTEESIYSVISSSHLSPSCRCTYEGDCPKNHPVRRR from the exons ATGAGAAGAAGTGTCATCTCGCAAATGCAGCGAAGCCTCTCAATGGATTTTACTTCACTTCTTCCTCTGCAACTTCCATCTCGGAT GGAGACTCATCTTTGGTATATTAGACCAGATGAAGTGAAATGTGCATCTCTTCTAAAACACTACTCTCAACTTTTGTCACCAACTGAGAAAGATAGAGTTCTTCAGATGCGAGGCGATGAGCTTAAGAAGAATGCTTTGCTTGCTCGCACCTTGGTTCGGACCACTATTGCTCGAT ATCAGACAAACAATGGGGTCGATCCTCGGTCCTTAATGTTCAAGAAGAATATCTACGGGAAGCCTGAG GTAGATTGGAAGAATTATACCAACTGTAATAACCCACCATTGCATTTCAATATCTCCCACACAGATTCTTTAAATGCCTGTGGGGTGACTGTACATGTTCGG GTTGGTATCGATGTTGAAAACAAGGAAAGGAAAATTAAACATGATGTCTTAGCATTTGCAGAAAGATTTTACTCTGCTGATGAAGTGAAGTTTCTGTCAACTATACCGGACCCGGAAGTTCAGCGAAAGGAATTTATCAAGTTGTGGACTCTCAAG GAGGCATATGTGAAAGCATTAGGGAAAGGCTTCTCTGCTGCACCTTTTAATACCTTCACAATCCAGTCTAAGGCTGGAACAGAAGGAGGCTACAATCTTTGCAAG ACATCTAAAATGACGGTCAGTTCACTGGAGAAGACAGAGAAGTGCTACGGAGAATGGAGGTTTGCCCTTTTGGAGTTGGCTGATTCTCATTATGCTGCAATCTGTACTGAAGATGATCAAGCTAGTGGAGGTGCAATTTCAATTGACATATACACTGAAGAATCCATTTATTCAGTGATTTCTTCATCACATCTTTCTCCTTCTTGCAGGTGCACCTATGAGGGTGATTGTCCGAAAAACCATCCCGTTCGTAGAAGATGA
- the LOC104764898 gene encoding uncharacterized protein LOC104764898 isoform X3, protein MLCGLVHSVHLQHSLETHLWYIRPDEVKCASLLKHYSQLLSPTEKDRVLQMRGDELKKNALLARTLVRTTIARYQTNNGVDPRSLMFKKNIYGKPEVDWKNYTNCNNPPLHFNISHTDSLNACGVTVHVRVGIDVENKERKIKHDVLAFAERFYSADEVKFLSTIPDPEVQRKEFIKLWTLKEAYVKALGKGFSAAPFNTFTIQSKAGTEGGYNLCKTSKMTVSSLEKTEKCYGEWRFALLELADSHYAAICTEDDQASGGAISIDIYTEESIYSVISSSHLSPSCRCTYEGDCPKNHPVRRR, encoded by the exons ATGTTGTGTGGACTTGTGCATAGTGTTCATCTTCAACACTCTCT GGAGACTCATCTTTGGTATATTAGACCAGATGAAGTGAAATGTGCATCTCTTCTAAAACACTACTCTCAACTTTTGTCACCAACTGAGAAAGATAGAGTTCTTCAGATGCGAGGCGATGAGCTTAAGAAGAATGCTTTGCTTGCTCGCACCTTGGTTCGGACCACTATTGCTCGAT ATCAGACAAACAATGGGGTCGATCCTCGGTCCTTAATGTTCAAGAAGAATATCTACGGGAAGCCTGAG GTAGATTGGAAGAATTATACCAACTGTAATAACCCACCATTGCATTTCAATATCTCCCACACAGATTCTTTAAATGCCTGTGGGGTGACTGTACATGTTCGG GTTGGTATCGATGTTGAAAACAAGGAAAGGAAAATTAAACATGATGTCTTAGCATTTGCAGAAAGATTTTACTCTGCTGATGAAGTGAAGTTTCTGTCAACTATACCGGACCCGGAAGTTCAGCGAAAGGAATTTATCAAGTTGTGGACTCTCAAG GAGGCATATGTGAAAGCATTAGGGAAAGGCTTCTCTGCTGCACCTTTTAATACCTTCACAATCCAGTCTAAGGCTGGAACAGAAGGAGGCTACAATCTTTGCAAG ACATCTAAAATGACGGTCAGTTCACTGGAGAAGACAGAGAAGTGCTACGGAGAATGGAGGTTTGCCCTTTTGGAGTTGGCTGATTCTCATTATGCTGCAATCTGTACTGAAGATGATCAAGCTAGTGGAGGTGCAATTTCAATTGACATATACACTGAAGAATCCATTTATTCAGTGATTTCTTCATCACATCTTTCTCCTTCTTGCAGGTGCACCTATGAGGGTGATTGTCCGAAAAACCATCCCGTTCGTAGAAGATGA
- the LOC104764898 gene encoding uncharacterized protein LOC104764898 isoform X5 — MSLRRMLCLLAPWFGPLLLDTNNGVDPRSLMFKKNIYGKPEVDWKNYTNCNNPPLHFNISHTDSLNACGVTVHVRVGIDVENKERKIKHDVLAFAERFYSADEVKFLSTIPDPEVQRKEFIKLWTLKEAYVKALGKGFSAAPFNTFTIQSKAGTEGGYNLCKTSKMTVSSLEKTEKCYGEWRFALLELADSHYAAICTEDDQASGGAISIDIYTEESIYSVISSSHLSPSCRCTYEGDCPKNHPVRRR, encoded by the exons ATGAGCTTAAGAAGAATGCTTTGCTTGCTCGCACCTTGGTTCGGACCACTATTGCTCGAT ACAAACAATGGGGTCGATCCTCGGTCCTTAATGTTCAAGAAGAATATCTACGGGAAGCCTGAG GTAGATTGGAAGAATTATACCAACTGTAATAACCCACCATTGCATTTCAATATCTCCCACACAGATTCTTTAAATGCCTGTGGGGTGACTGTACATGTTCGG GTTGGTATCGATGTTGAAAACAAGGAAAGGAAAATTAAACATGATGTCTTAGCATTTGCAGAAAGATTTTACTCTGCTGATGAAGTGAAGTTTCTGTCAACTATACCGGACCCGGAAGTTCAGCGAAAGGAATTTATCAAGTTGTGGACTCTCAAG GAGGCATATGTGAAAGCATTAGGGAAAGGCTTCTCTGCTGCACCTTTTAATACCTTCACAATCCAGTCTAAGGCTGGAACAGAAGGAGGCTACAATCTTTGCAAG ACATCTAAAATGACGGTCAGTTCACTGGAGAAGACAGAGAAGTGCTACGGAGAATGGAGGTTTGCCCTTTTGGAGTTGGCTGATTCTCATTATGCTGCAATCTGTACTGAAGATGATCAAGCTAGTGGAGGTGCAATTTCAATTGACATATACACTGAAGAATCCATTTATTCAGTGATTTCTTCATCACATCTTTCTCCTTCTTGCAGGTGCACCTATGAGGGTGATTGTCCGAAAAACCATCCCGTTCGTAGAAGATGA
- the LOC104764898 gene encoding uncharacterized protein LOC104764898 isoform X4, whose amino-acid sequence MRRSVISQMQRSLSMDFTSLLPLQLPSRMETHLWYIRPDEVKCASLLKHYSQLLSPTEKDRVLQMRGDELKKNALLARTLVRTTIARYQTNNGVDPRSLMFKKNIYGKPEVDWKNYTNCNNPPLHFNISHTDSLNACGVTVHVRVGIDVENKERKIKHDVLAFAERFYSADEVKFLSTIPDPEVQRKEFIKLWTLKEAYVKALGKGFSAAPFNTFTIQSKAGTEGGYNLCKTSKMTVSSLEKTEKCYGEWRFALLELADSHYAAICTEDDQASGGAPMRVIVRKTIPFVEDELISKSKLL is encoded by the exons ATGAGAAGAAGTGTCATCTCGCAAATGCAGCGAAGCCTCTCAATGGATTTTACTTCACTTCTTCCTCTGCAACTTCCATCTCGGAT GGAGACTCATCTTTGGTATATTAGACCAGATGAAGTGAAATGTGCATCTCTTCTAAAACACTACTCTCAACTTTTGTCACCAACTGAGAAAGATAGAGTTCTTCAGATGCGAGGCGATGAGCTTAAGAAGAATGCTTTGCTTGCTCGCACCTTGGTTCGGACCACTATTGCTCGAT ATCAGACAAACAATGGGGTCGATCCTCGGTCCTTAATGTTCAAGAAGAATATCTACGGGAAGCCTGAG GTAGATTGGAAGAATTATACCAACTGTAATAACCCACCATTGCATTTCAATATCTCCCACACAGATTCTTTAAATGCCTGTGGGGTGACTGTACATGTTCGG GTTGGTATCGATGTTGAAAACAAGGAAAGGAAAATTAAACATGATGTCTTAGCATTTGCAGAAAGATTTTACTCTGCTGATGAAGTGAAGTTTCTGTCAACTATACCGGACCCGGAAGTTCAGCGAAAGGAATTTATCAAGTTGTGGACTCTCAAG GAGGCATATGTGAAAGCATTAGGGAAAGGCTTCTCTGCTGCACCTTTTAATACCTTCACAATCCAGTCTAAGGCTGGAACAGAAGGAGGCTACAATCTTTGCAAG ACATCTAAAATGACGGTCAGTTCACTGGAGAAGACAGAGAAGTGCTACGGAGAATGGAGGTTTGCCCTTTTGGAGTTGGCTGATTCTCATTATGCTGCAATCTGTACTGAAGATGATCAAGCTAGTGGAG GTGCACCTATGAGGGTGATTGTCCGAAAAACCATCCCGTTCGTAGAAGATGAACTTATTTCTAAATCCAAACTTCTGTAG
- the LOC104764898 gene encoding uncharacterized protein LOC104764898 isoform X6, whose translation MSLRRMLCLLAPWFGPLLLDTNNGVDPRSLMFKKNIYGKPEVDWKNYTNCNNPPLHFNISHTDSLNACGVTVHVRVGIDVENKERKIKHDVLAFAERFYSADEVKFLSTIPDPEVQRKEFIKLWTLKEAYVKALGKGFSAAPFNTFTIQSKAGTEGGYNLCKTSKMTVSSLEKTEKCYGEWRFALLELADSHYAAICTEDDQASGGAPMRVIVRKTIPFVEDELISKSKLL comes from the exons ATGAGCTTAAGAAGAATGCTTTGCTTGCTCGCACCTTGGTTCGGACCACTATTGCTCGAT ACAAACAATGGGGTCGATCCTCGGTCCTTAATGTTCAAGAAGAATATCTACGGGAAGCCTGAG GTAGATTGGAAGAATTATACCAACTGTAATAACCCACCATTGCATTTCAATATCTCCCACACAGATTCTTTAAATGCCTGTGGGGTGACTGTACATGTTCGG GTTGGTATCGATGTTGAAAACAAGGAAAGGAAAATTAAACATGATGTCTTAGCATTTGCAGAAAGATTTTACTCTGCTGATGAAGTGAAGTTTCTGTCAACTATACCGGACCCGGAAGTTCAGCGAAAGGAATTTATCAAGTTGTGGACTCTCAAG GAGGCATATGTGAAAGCATTAGGGAAAGGCTTCTCTGCTGCACCTTTTAATACCTTCACAATCCAGTCTAAGGCTGGAACAGAAGGAGGCTACAATCTTTGCAAG ACATCTAAAATGACGGTCAGTTCACTGGAGAAGACAGAGAAGTGCTACGGAGAATGGAGGTTTGCCCTTTTGGAGTTGGCTGATTCTCATTATGCTGCAATCTGTACTGAAGATGATCAAGCTAGTGGAG GTGCACCTATGAGGGTGATTGTCCGAAAAACCATCCCGTTCGTAGAAGATGAACTTATTTCTAAATCCAAACTTCTGTAG
- the LOC104764898 gene encoding uncharacterized protein LOC104764898 isoform X2, with product MDFTSLLPLQLPSRMETHLWYIRPDEVKCASLLKHYSQLLSPTEKDRVLQMRGDELKKNALLARTLVRTTIARYQTNNGVDPRSLMFKKNIYGKPEVDWKNYTNCNNPPLHFNISHTDSLNACGVTVHVRVGIDVENKERKIKHDVLAFAERFYSADEVKFLSTIPDPEVQRKEFIKLWTLKEAYVKALGKGFSAAPFNTFTIQSKAGTEGGYNLCKTSKMTVSSLEKTEKCYGEWRFALLELADSHYAAICTEDDQASGGAISIDIYTEESIYSVISSSHLSPSCRCTYEGDCPKNHPVRRR from the exons ATGGATTTTACTTCACTTCTTCCTCTGCAACTTCCATCTCGGAT GGAGACTCATCTTTGGTATATTAGACCAGATGAAGTGAAATGTGCATCTCTTCTAAAACACTACTCTCAACTTTTGTCACCAACTGAGAAAGATAGAGTTCTTCAGATGCGAGGCGATGAGCTTAAGAAGAATGCTTTGCTTGCTCGCACCTTGGTTCGGACCACTATTGCTCGAT ATCAGACAAACAATGGGGTCGATCCTCGGTCCTTAATGTTCAAGAAGAATATCTACGGGAAGCCTGAG GTAGATTGGAAGAATTATACCAACTGTAATAACCCACCATTGCATTTCAATATCTCCCACACAGATTCTTTAAATGCCTGTGGGGTGACTGTACATGTTCGG GTTGGTATCGATGTTGAAAACAAGGAAAGGAAAATTAAACATGATGTCTTAGCATTTGCAGAAAGATTTTACTCTGCTGATGAAGTGAAGTTTCTGTCAACTATACCGGACCCGGAAGTTCAGCGAAAGGAATTTATCAAGTTGTGGACTCTCAAG GAGGCATATGTGAAAGCATTAGGGAAAGGCTTCTCTGCTGCACCTTTTAATACCTTCACAATCCAGTCTAAGGCTGGAACAGAAGGAGGCTACAATCTTTGCAAG ACATCTAAAATGACGGTCAGTTCACTGGAGAAGACAGAGAAGTGCTACGGAGAATGGAGGTTTGCCCTTTTGGAGTTGGCTGATTCTCATTATGCTGCAATCTGTACTGAAGATGATCAAGCTAGTGGAGGTGCAATTTCAATTGACATATACACTGAAGAATCCATTTATTCAGTGATTTCTTCATCACATCTTTCTCCTTCTTGCAGGTGCACCTATGAGGGTGATTGTCCGAAAAACCATCCCGTTCGTAGAAGATGA
- the LOC104764900 gene encoding putative pentatricopeptide repeat-containing protein At3g11460: protein MRFNQTSHTRRRGPMNVVTSLVRNSAVPAVASTPWNVRLRELAYQSLFAESVSLYRSMLRSGSSPDAFSFPFILKSCAALSLPVSGQQLHCHVIRGGCEAEPFVLTALISMYCKCGLVEDARKVFDENPQSSQLGVCYNALISGYRANSKVSDAAFMFRRMKETGVSVDSVTMLGLVPLCSAPDYLWLGRSLHGQCIKGGTDSEEAVLNSFITMYMKCGSVESGRRLFDELPVKGLISWNAVISGYSQNGLAYDVLELYELMKSSGVCPDPVTLVSVLSSCAHLGAKKIGQEVGKLVEANGFGSNLFVSNALISMYARCGNLAKARAVFDMMPVKSLVSWTAMIGCYGMHGMGETGLMLFDDMIKRGVRPDGTVFVMVLSACSHSGLADKGLELFNAMKGEYKLKPGLEHYSCVVDLLGRAGRLDEAMEFIKSMPVEPDGAVWGALLGACKIYKNVDMAELAFAKVIEFEPMNIGYYVLMSNIYSDSKNQEGIWRIRVMMRERAFRKKPGYSYVEHKGRVHLFLAGDRSHEQTEEVHRMLDELETSVMELAGNMDCDRGEEVSSTSREHSERLAIAFGILNSIPGTEILVIKNLRVCEDCHVFIKLVSKIVDRQFVVRDASRFHYFKDGICSCKDYW from the coding sequence ATGCGGTTTAACCAAACAAGTCATACTCGCCGGAGAGGACCCATGAACGTCGTTACAAGCCTTGTACGGAACTCCGCCGTCCCTGCGGTGGCTTCGACGCCATGGAACGTGCGTCTGAGAGAGCTAGCGTATCAGTCCTTGTTTGCAGAATCAGTCTCTCTTTACCGGTCAATGCTCCGGTCTGGTTCTTCTCCCGACGCGTTCTCTTTCCCTTTCATTCTCAAGTCATGTGCTGCCCTTTCGCTTCCTGTCTCCGGTCAACAGCTTCATTGCCACGTTATCAGAGGAGGCTGCGAGGCTGAGCCCTTTGTGCTGACTGCTCTGATCTCAATGTACTGTAAATGCGGTTTGGTTGAGGATGCACGCAAGGTGTTCGACGAAAATCCTCAGTCAAGTCAGCTTGGTGTTTGTTACAACGCTTTGATATCTGGGTACAGAGCGAACTCGAAGGTCTCTGATGCTGCGTTTATGTTTCGTAGAATGAAGGAAACTGGTGTGTCTGTGGATTCGGTTACAATGCTCGGGCTTGTCCCGCTTTGCTCTGCTCCTGACTACCTCTGGCTCGGGAGGTCTCTTCACGGTCAATGCATTAAAGGAGGAACAGATTCTGAAGAAGCTGTTTTGAATAGTTTCATCACGATGTACATGAAATGCGGGTCGGTAGAATCTGGTAGGAGATTGTTCGATGAACTGCCTGTGAAGGGTTTGATTTCCTGGAATGCTGTGATTTCTGGATATTCACAGAACGGGCTAGCTTACGATGTTCTTGAACTTTATGAGCTGATGAAATCATCGGGTGTTTGTCCTGATCCTGTTACATTGGTTAGTGTTCTGTCTTCTTGTGCCCATCTTGGAGCTAAGAAGATTGGTCAGGAAGTAGGGAAGCTAGTAGAAGCCAATGGTTTTGGATCAAATTTGTTTGTGAGCAATGCATTGATTAGTATGTATGCTAGATGCGGTAACTTGGCAAAGGCACGTGCTGTTTTCGACATGATGCCTGTGAAAAGCTTAGTTTCGTGGACTGCCATGATAGGTTGCTATGGGATGCATGGAATGGGAGAGACTGGGCTTATGCTTTTCGATGATATGATAAAAAGAGGCGTAAGACCCGATGGGACTGTGTTTGTGATGGTTTTATCTGCTTGCAGTCATTCAGGGCTAGCGGACAAAGGTTTGGAGTTATTTAATGCGATGAAGGGAGAATATAAGCTGAAGCCTGGTCTTGAACACTACTCTTGCGTAGTTGATCTACTCGGAAGAGCTGGTCGACTAGATGAAGCCATGGAATTTATAAAGTCAATGCCTGTTGAACCAGATGGTGCTGTTTGGGGCGCTCTATTGGGTGCTTGTAAAATCTATAAGAATGTCGATATGGCAGAGTTAGCTTTTGCAAAGGTGATTGAGTTTGAACCCATGAATATTGGCTACTATGTATTGATGTCAAATATATATTCAGACTCAAAGAATCAAGAAGGAATCTGGAGAATCCGGGTAAtgatgagagagagagcattCAGGAAAAAGCCTGGGTATAGTTACGTGGAACACAAGGGAAGAGTTCATTTGTTTTTAGCTGGCGATAGAAGTCATGAGCAAACAGAGGAAGTCCATAGAATGCTGGATGAGTTAGAGACTTCTGTGATGGAGCTTGCGGGAAACATGGACTGTGATAGAGGCGAAGAGGTATCCAGCACTAGCCGTGAGCATAGCGAGAGGTTAGCAATAGCTTTTGGGATTCTCAACAGTATTCCAGGCACAGAAATTCTTGTGATAAAGAATTTGAGAGTTTGTGAAGATTGTCATGTGTTCATCAAGCTGGTTAGCAAGATTGTAGATCGCCAGTTTGTTGTAAGAGATGCATCTCGGTTCCACTATTTCAAAGATGGGATCTGCTCGTGTAAGGATTACTGGTAA